From Acidobacteriota bacterium, a single genomic window includes:
- a CDS encoding WecB/TagA/CpsF family glycosyltransferase, with protein MSEKIRPGPHHSSSAPLRPVTTASPLCVTVAGIPIANLSEDEAVELVDKLVSEGGPHYAAVVNAAKIVTANRDEALKRALLEADFVAADGMSVVWASRLLRRALKQRVTGIDLFQRLVEHAARCGLSVYFLGAREESVRGTVRRLTARHPNLRVAGYRNGYFAASESNAVAEAIKQSAPDLLFVAMGSPGQEYWIASNLAHTGARFAIGVGGSFDHVGGLAARAPRWMQRGGLEWFHRLIREPRRLWKRYLVGNLMFIWLVARQFASRER; from the coding sequence GTGAGCGAAAAGATCCGCCCAGGCCCGCATCATTCATCGTCCGCCCCGTTACGCCCCGTCACCACTGCCAGCCCGCTTTGTGTCACCGTGGCCGGGATACCCATCGCAAATCTGAGCGAAGACGAAGCTGTGGAACTAGTCGACAAGCTCGTTTCAGAAGGCGGACCTCACTATGCGGCGGTGGTCAACGCCGCCAAGATCGTAACTGCCAACCGAGATGAAGCCCTAAAACGCGCGTTGCTCGAGGCAGATTTTGTAGCGGCCGACGGCATGTCCGTAGTGTGGGCGTCGCGTCTCTTGCGTCGAGCGCTCAAGCAACGCGTGACCGGCATTGATCTATTCCAGCGCCTGGTCGAGCATGCTGCCCGGTGTGGGCTATCGGTTTACTTTTTGGGCGCGCGAGAGGAATCAGTGCGTGGCACAGTTAGACGGCTCACTGCCCGGCATCCAAACCTCCGCGTGGCCGGATATCGCAACGGTTACTTTGCTGCTTCTGAATCGAACGCGGTCGCTGAAGCCATAAAGCAAAGCGCCCCGGACTTGCTGTTTGTGGCAATGGGTTCACCTGGTCAAGAGTATTGGATCGCTTCGAACCTCGCGCACACGGGCGCCCGCTTCGCGATTGGCGTTGGAGGAAGCTTCGATCACGTAGGCGGGTTGGCGGCTCGCGCGCCTCGGTGGATGCAGCGGGGGGGGCTCGAATGGTTTCACCGTCTTATTCGTGAACCGCGCAGGCTATGGAAACGTTACCTGGTGGGCAATCTGATGTTCATCTGGCTGGTCGCCCGGCAGTTCGCCTCGCGAGAACGGTGA
- a CDS encoding glycosyltransferase family 2 protein, with the protein MKEYLLETVEELASKPATLVISVFLPVYNEEDNIDRLDLKLTDALERLGRSYEVIYIDDGSTDQSLAKLRGLAARDSRVRVISLRRNYGQTSAMSAGIDHARGQILIPMDADLQNDPADIKRLLDKLDEGYDVVSGWRKDRKDTWLTRRLPSRLANRLISTLSGVDLHDYGCSLKAYRREALTGVKLYGEMHRFIPIYAGWAGARVTEIPVTHHPRSAGESKYGLSRTIKVLFDLITIKFLSSFLTKPLYLFGTAGLVCLAISLLSFAFALYYRFVEGVHLNRMPLATLSMIMFAMGVQFIFMGLLAEMIVRTYHESQGKPTYLIRETINVEDDGNGKTGL; encoded by the coding sequence ATGAAAGAGTATCTGCTGGAAACCGTGGAGGAGTTGGCGAGCAAACCGGCTACGCTGGTGATTTCCGTCTTCTTGCCGGTGTACAACGAAGAGGACAACATCGACCGACTCGATCTGAAGCTCACCGACGCACTCGAAAGACTGGGCCGCAGCTACGAGGTCATATACATCGACGACGGCTCAACCGATCAGAGCCTTGCGAAGTTGCGCGGCTTAGCGGCGCGAGACTCGCGGGTGCGAGTTATCTCGCTGCGCCGCAACTACGGCCAGACTTCCGCGATGAGCGCGGGCATCGATCACGCGCGCGGACAAATACTCATTCCGATGGACGCCGATCTTCAGAATGATCCGGCTGACATAAAGCGGTTGCTCGACAAGCTCGACGAGGGCTACGACGTCGTGTCGGGCTGGCGCAAGGATCGCAAAGATACATGGTTGACGCGGCGGCTTCCATCACGCCTGGCAAATAGATTGATTTCAACGCTGAGCGGAGTTGACCTTCACGACTATGGATGCAGCTTGAAGGCGTATCGCCGTGAAGCGCTCACTGGTGTAAAGCTGTACGGAGAGATGCATCGCTTCATCCCGATATACGCGGGATGGGCAGGCGCGCGCGTCACCGAGATACCGGTCACTCATCACCCGCGAAGCGCGGGTGAGTCGAAGTACGGGCTCTCGCGGACGATAAAGGTCTTGTTTGATTTGATCACGATCAAGTTCCTTTCGAGCTTTCTGACGAAACCGCTTTATCTCTTCGGCACGGCCGGGTTGGTATGCCTGGCGATCTCGCTCCTTTCGTTCGCGTTCGCGCTGTACTACCGCTTCGTCGAGGGCGTGCATTTGAATCGCATGCCGCTCGCCACGCTTTCGATGATCATGTTCGCGATGGGCGTGCAGTTCATTTTTATGGGCCTGCTGGCAGAGATGATCGTTCGTACCTATCACGAGTCTCAAGGAAAGCCCACCTATCTCATTCGCGAAACGATCAATGTCGAAGACGACGGAAACGGCAAGACCGGGCTGTAA